From Bacteroidales bacterium, one genomic window encodes:
- the nqrF gene encoding NADH:ubiquinone reductase (Na(+)-transporting) subunit F, whose amino-acid sequence MTLVVIASVVVFLIITLLLVGLLLYAKTKLTPSGTVTIDINNGEKKLEVNAGNSLLSTLAEQKVYLPSACGGKGSCGMCKCQVISGGGTILPTEIGFFSRKQQANNWRLGCQVKVKENLGILLPPEVLGVKKWECTVVSNKNVATFIKEFVVKLPEGEKLNFRSGGYIQIDVPKCSVDYKDIAVEPQFRPDWEKMHLFGLKMVNPEPTFRAYSMANHPAEGNIIMLNVRIATPPFDRAKGGMMPVNPGICSSYIYSLKPGDKVTVSGPYGEFFIKDTESEIVFIGGGAGMAPMRSHIFHLFKTLHTKRKVSFWYGARSKREIFYESDFEEIAKENPNFSFHIALSDALPEDNWTGSKGFIHQVLFDEYLKNHPAPEDIEYYLCGPPMMTSSAIKMLDNLGVQPENIMYDNFGA is encoded by the coding sequence ATGACATTAGTTGTGATTGCATCTGTAGTTGTCTTCTTGATAATTACACTTTTGCTTGTAGGTCTTCTGCTATACGCAAAGACCAAATTGACTCCGTCAGGAACTGTCACAATAGACATTAACAACGGAGAGAAAAAGCTGGAGGTAAACGCCGGCAACTCTTTGCTTTCCACTCTTGCTGAACAGAAGGTATACCTTCCATCCGCATGCGGCGGCAAAGGCAGCTGCGGAATGTGCAAATGCCAGGTAATCAGCGGTGGCGGCACTATACTCCCGACAGAAATCGGATTCTTTTCACGCAAGCAGCAGGCTAACAATTGGAGGCTTGGCTGTCAGGTGAAAGTTAAAGAGAACCTTGGCATTCTTCTTCCTCCGGAAGTTCTTGGAGTTAAGAAATGGGAATGCACCGTAGTAAGCAATAAGAATGTTGCAACATTCATCAAAGAATTTGTTGTCAAACTGCCCGAAGGAGAGAAATTAAACTTCAGAAGCGGCGGATATATTCAGATTGATGTACCTAAGTGCAGCGTTGATTATAAGGATATTGCAGTTGAGCCGCAGTTCAGGCCGGATTGGGAAAAGATGCATTTGTTTGGTCTTAAGATGGTTAATCCAGAGCCAACATTCAGAGCATACTCAATGGCCAACCACCCTGCAGAAGGAAACATCATTATGCTTAACGTGCGTATTGCAACGCCTCCGTTTGACAGAGCAAAAGGCGGCATGATGCCTGTTAATCCGGGTATCTGCTCATCCTATATTTACTCATTAAAGCCAGGCGATAAAGTCACAGTATCAGGCCCTTACGGAGAATTCTTCATTAAGGACACAGAGAGCGAGATTGTATTTATCGGCGGCGGAGCAGGAATGGCGCCAATGCGTTCACACATCTTCCACTTGTTCAAGACTCTTCATACAAAGAGAAAAGTCAGCTTCTGGTATGGAGCCCGCTCCAAGAGAGAAATCTTCTACGAGAGTGATTTTGAAGAGATTGCAAAAGAGAATCCAAACTTCTCTTTCCACATTGCTCTATCAGATGCGCTTCCTGAGGATAACTGGACCGGCTCAAAAGGATTCATCCATCAAGTACTGTTTGATGAATACCTTAAGAATCATCCGGCTCCGGAAGATATTGAATACTACTTGTGCGGTCCTCCAATGATGACATCATCCGCAATAAAGATGCTGGATAATCTTGGAGTACAGCCTGAAAATATCATGTACGATAATTTTGGTGCATAA
- the nqrE gene encoding NADH:ubiquinone reductase (Na(+)-transporting) subunit E, translated as MQDLLSLFVKSIFVDNMIFAYFLGMCSFLAVSKNVKTAAGLGVAVIFVLGVTLPIDYLLNRYLLTDGCLTWISPALADVDLSFLSFIIFIAVIASITQLVEMVVEKYSPSLYSSLGIFLPLIAVNCAILGASLFMQEKGFATLGQATVYGLGSGFGWFFAIVSIAAIREKLAYSNIPKPLRGLGITFIVAGLMGLAFMSFMGIKL; from the coding sequence ATGCAAGATTTACTTAGTTTATTTGTAAAGTCCATCTTTGTAGACAATATGATATTTGCCTACTTCCTTGGCATGTGTTCCTTCCTGGCAGTATCAAAGAATGTCAAGACCGCTGCGGGACTTGGAGTTGCGGTCATATTCGTTCTTGGAGTAACACTTCCAATTGATTATCTTTTAAATAGATACCTGCTTACGGACGGATGTCTTACCTGGATATCCCCAGCCCTTGCAGATGTAGATTTAAGTTTCTTAAGCTTCATTATTTTCATTGCGGTAATTGCATCAATCACCCAGCTTGTAGAGATGGTTGTTGAGAAGTATTCACCTTCTCTTTACTCATCACTAGGAATATTCCTGCCGTTGATTGCTGTTAACTGCGCAATTCTTGGAGCATCATTATTTATGCAGGAGAAAGGATTTGCAACACTTGGACAGGCAACCGTTTACGGATTAGGAAGCGGATTCGGCTGGTTCTTTGCAATTGTTTCCATAGCTGCAATCAGAGAAAAACTGGCATACTCAAATATTCCAAAACCTCTTAGAGGACTGGGAATTACGTTCATCGTAGCAGGCCTTATGGGTCTTGCATTCATGAGCTTTATGGGTATTAAACTATAG
- a CDS encoding NADH:ubiquinone reductase (Na(+)-transporting) subunit D, translating to MDKKIFTTPILKANPVTVLVLGICSSLAVTVKLEPAIVMALSVTIVTGFSSFLISLIRKSIPNRIRIIVQLVVVAMFVIVIEQFLKAYAYDVSKQLSVYVGLIITNCIIMGRIEAFGLSEKPLPSLVDGLANGLGYGLILVVLAVIRELIGSGTLFGIQIIPLSWYVKEGGHYLNNGLFIMPPMALILIGCLIWIQRSFQKDLNDK from the coding sequence ATGGATAAAAAGATATTTACAACCCCTATTTTAAAGGCCAATCCCGTAACGGTGTTGGTTCTGGGTATTTGCTCATCTCTTGCGGTAACTGTAAAACTGGAGCCTGCAATTGTTATGGCTTTGTCAGTTACAATTGTCACAGGATTCTCCAGCTTCTTAATTTCGCTGATAAGAAAGAGCATTCCAAATAGAATTAGAATTATAGTCCAGCTGGTTGTTGTGGCAATGTTTGTTATTGTCATTGAACAATTTCTTAAAGCTTATGCTTACGATGTGAGCAAGCAGCTTTCTGTTTATGTTGGATTGATTATTACAAACTGTATAATCATGGGAAGAATTGAGGCCTTTGGACTTTCAGAGAAACCTCTTCCTTCTTTGGTTGACGGACTTGCCAATGGATTAGGCTACGGTTTAATCCTTGTAGTTCTGGCAGTTATAAGAGAATTAATTGGAAGCGGGACATTGTTCGGCATCCAAATTATTCCGCTATCATGGTATGTAAAAGAGGGCGGCCATTATTTAAATAACGGTCTCTTCATCATGCCTCCTATGGCGCTGATTTTAATCGGCTGCCTTATATGGATTCAGAGAAGTTTCCAAAAGGATTTAAATGACAAATAA